A stretch of the Meles meles chromosome 19, mMelMel3.1 paternal haplotype, whole genome shotgun sequence genome encodes the following:
- the APOC4 gene encoding apolipoprotein C-IV isoform X2: MLPPGLRPQALPSFCFCVLVLACVVARQQAVPTESPSPQPGLASGSWSLLPDKVKVLVTRTREKWQWFWGPEAFQGFVKTYYDDHLKDLSVRSRAWLRSSKDSLLTRAHSLCPRLLCGDGD, translated from the exons ATGTTGCCTCCTGGACTcaggccccaggccctgccctccttctgcttctgtgTTCTGGTCCTGGCCTGTGTTGTGG CCCGCCAGCAAGCAGTGCCCACAGAATCCCCGAGCCCCCAACCGGGGCTAGCAAGTGGTTCTTGGAGCCTGCTGCCTGACAAGGTGAAGGTGCTGGTAACCAGGACCAGAGAGAAGTGGCAGTGGTTCTG gggaccggaggccttccagGGCTTTGTGAAGACCTACTACGATGACCACCTGAAGGACCTGAGCGTGCGCTCCCGGGCCTGGCTCCGCAGCTCCAAAGATAGCCTTCTGACCCGGGCCCACAGCCTGTGCCCCCGGCTTCTCTGTGGGGACGGGGACTAG
- the APOC4 gene encoding apolipoprotein C-IV isoform X1 yields the protein MVSMEGKAGGRILRSHPTHMALWSHLARQQAVPTESPSPQPGLASGSWSLLPDKVKVLVTRTREKWQWFWGPEAFQGFVKTYYDDHLKDLSVRSRAWLRSSKDSLLTRAHSLCPRLLCGDGD from the exons ATGGTGAGCATGGAGGGGAAAGCAGGAGGAAGGATTCTCAGGTCCCACCCCACCCATATGGCCCTCTGGTCCCACCTAGCCCGCCAGCAAGCAGTGCCCACAGAATCCCCGAGCCCCCAACCGGGGCTAGCAAGTGGTTCTTGGAGCCTGCTGCCTGACAAGGTGAAGGTGCTGGTAACCAGGACCAGAGAGAAGTGGCAGTGGTTCTG gggaccggaggccttccagGGCTTTGTGAAGACCTACTACGATGACCACCTGAAGGACCTGAGCGTGCGCTCCCGGGCCTGGCTCCGCAGCTCCAAAGATAGCCTTCTGACCCGGGCCCACAGCCTGTGCCCCCGGCTTCTCTGTGGGGACGGGGACTAG
- the APOC2 gene encoding apolipoprotein C-II: protein MGTRYLLVLVLVLLVLGCEIRGAHVPQQDEAASLALLTQLQESLYGYWGTARSAAQELYKKTYLTTMNEKIRDIYTKSTAAVSTYTEIFSDQLLSMLKGDE from the exons ATGGGCACCCGATACCTCCTGGTTCTGGTTCTTGTCCTCCTGGTCTTGGGATGTG AGATCAGGGGGGCCCACGTGCCCCAGCAAGATGAAGCTGCCAGCCTTGCCCTGCTCACTCAGTTACAAGAATCACTCTATGGCTACTGGGGGACAGCCAGATCGGCCGCCCAGGAGCTGTACAAGAAGACATACCTGACCACCATGAATGAGAAAATCAG GGACATATACACCAAAAGCACAGCAGCTGTGAGCACTTACACAGAGATTTTCAGTGACCAGTTACTTTCTATGCTGAAGGGAGACGAGTAG